In Streptomyces sp. P3, one DNA window encodes the following:
- a CDS encoding ATP-binding protein — MDPNTRGPEEHGHDAGDASRSSAFDSGPGQTSRPRPSRDPLTPDFGQPAPALARTVRLVAGDHLLTVNPVDGSEIELCPPTERAERPVRRTPERRAEAERAARPPVPAGAAPPARQLLGRQDEREQLVRLLARGRSVRLTGAPGSGRTSLLDLVAEDCEDLAPDGVVRLTGHLRTTADLLQDLFHAVYDAPRHRPDEDDLRELVREIGAVVVVDDLDLGGAALDDLLDATPECAFLLGATPDTPLPSADSAVEEVVLTGLDRAGGVEVIERAVGRVLTEEEANWAGDLWFESEGLPLRFVQAGALLAQRDRLRASADAVDAFGVFEDARPLPTPADTVAGAGEAEAIALPSLGEAAAPAPLLASRLSASARATLRFAVALGGEVPHQAHLPALVGDTHADAALGELAGCGLVSPVGNRYRLAAGVRTQLEAAGYAEDVETHAHAAAQHYAWWTGHPSVTPERVCAEADAVLAALVAVVPDTTRPEEGEEATAVRLARTAAPAFAAGLQWGAWSSALHEGAEAARLAAQSADRAYFHHELGVLALCAGDLDRSRSELEASLALRGTIADKRGTVAGRRALALVADQSGDVPGLPAATFGDETPDVRHEEQASPPRGIQAVLPTYPPEAETLVARREPPAKPTRHSRGGLRSLARRNLVGVGAGALLVAVLGTVVTLGATSNKDADDPSGRVGVKPSVSTGVDGKDPGTDTPGEDKGSADTGEATSRPTDPGPDGTMGTSDDPTPTGSAEPSAGPSGSRDPGDGKPSGSPEPTGGPSADPTGSGSTSPSASASSTGGTGSTSPSPSTSETTAPTPSGNTSTSAGNSMSSAPVGSTMSSSGLSGPSGAAATSPDEVI, encoded by the coding sequence ATGGACCCGAACACCCGGGGACCCGAGGAGCACGGCCACGACGCGGGGGACGCCTCCCGGTCGAGCGCCTTCGACTCCGGGCCCGGCCAGACCTCGCGCCCGCGCCCGTCCAGGGACCCCCTCACCCCCGACTTCGGCCAGCCCGCCCCTGCCCTGGCCCGCACGGTGCGCCTGGTCGCCGGCGACCATCTGCTCACCGTCAACCCGGTCGACGGCAGCGAGATCGAGCTGTGCCCGCCCACCGAACGGGCCGAGCGGCCCGTCAGACGCACGCCCGAGCGGCGCGCCGAGGCCGAGCGCGCCGCCCGTCCGCCCGTTCCCGCCGGAGCCGCCCCGCCCGCGCGGCAGCTCCTCGGGCGGCAGGACGAACGCGAACAACTGGTCCGTCTGCTCGCCCGCGGCCGCTCCGTCCGCCTCACCGGTGCCCCCGGCTCCGGCCGCACCAGCCTCCTCGACCTGGTCGCCGAGGACTGCGAGGACCTCGCCCCCGACGGCGTCGTCCGCCTCACCGGCCACCTGCGCACCACCGCCGACCTGCTGCAGGACCTCTTCCACGCCGTCTACGACGCCCCGCGGCACCGCCCCGACGAGGACGATCTGCGCGAGCTGGTTCGCGAGATCGGCGCGGTCGTGGTGGTCGACGACCTCGACCTCGGCGGCGCCGCTCTCGACGACCTGCTGGACGCGACGCCCGAGTGCGCCTTCCTGCTCGGCGCGACGCCGGACACCCCGCTGCCCTCCGCGGACTCCGCCGTCGAGGAGGTCGTCCTCACCGGTCTCGACCGCGCGGGCGGCGTCGAGGTCATCGAGCGCGCCGTCGGCCGCGTCCTCACCGAGGAGGAGGCCAACTGGGCCGGCGACCTCTGGTTCGAGTCCGAGGGCCTGCCGCTGCGGTTCGTGCAGGCCGGCGCCCTGCTCGCGCAGCGCGACCGGCTGCGGGCCAGCGCCGACGCGGTCGACGCGTTCGGCGTCTTCGAGGACGCCCGGCCGCTCCCGACCCCCGCCGACACCGTCGCCGGGGCCGGGGAGGCCGAGGCGATAGCCCTGCCCTCCCTCGGCGAGGCCGCCGCGCCCGCGCCCCTGCTCGCCTCCCGCCTCAGCGCCTCGGCCCGCGCCACCCTGCGGTTCGCCGTCGCCCTCGGCGGCGAGGTCCCGCACCAGGCCCACCTGCCCGCCCTGGTGGGCGACACCCACGCCGACGCGGCCCTCGGCGAGCTGGCAGGCTGCGGGCTCGTCTCCCCGGTCGGCAACCGCTACCGGCTCGCCGCCGGCGTCCGGACCCAGCTCGAGGCCGCCGGATACGCCGAAGACGTCGAGACCCACGCCCACGCCGCCGCCCAGCACTACGCCTGGTGGACCGGTCACCCCTCGGTCACCCCGGAACGGGTCTGCGCGGAGGCCGACGCCGTCCTCGCCGCCCTCGTTGCGGTCGTCCCGGACACGACCCGGCCCGAGGAGGGCGAGGAGGCCACCGCCGTCCGGCTCGCCCGCACGGCGGCGCCCGCGTTCGCCGCGGGGCTCCAGTGGGGCGCCTGGTCGAGCGCGTTGCACGAGGGCGCGGAGGCCGCCCGGCTCGCGGCGCAGTCCGCGGACCGCGCCTACTTCCACCACGAACTCGGCGTCCTCGCGCTGTGCGCCGGGGACCTCGACCGGTCCCGTTCCGAGCTGGAGGCCTCGCTCGCCCTGCGCGGCACGATCGCCGACAAGCGCGGCACCGTCGCGGGCCGGCGCGCCCTCGCGCTCGTCGCCGACCAATCGGGCGACGTGCCCGGCCTGCCCGCCGCGACGTTCGGCGACGAGACGCCCGACGTCCGTCACGAGGAGCAGGCGTCCCCGCCCCGCGGCATCCAGGCGGTCCTCCCGACCTACCCGCCGGAGGCCGAGACCCTCGTCGCCCGCCGTGAGCCGCCCGCCAAACCGACACGGCACAGCCGAGGCGGCCTGCGGAGCCTGGCCAGGCGCAACCTGGTCGGGGTCGGCGCCGGCGCGCTGCTCGTCGCCGTGCTGGGCACGGTGGTCACCCTGGGCGCGACCTCGAACAAGGACGCCGACGACCCCTCCGGCCGGGTCGGCGTCAAGCCGTCCGTCTCCACCGGCGTCGACGGCAAGGACCCCGGCACGGACACCCCCGGCGAGGACAAGGGCTCCGCCGACACGGGCGAGGCGACCAGCAGGCCGACGGACCCGGGCCCGGACGGGACCATGGGCACCTCGGACGACCCGACGCCCACGGGTTCGGCGGAGCCGTCGGCGGGGCCGAGCGGTTCGCGCGACCCCGGGGACGGGAAGCCTTCCGGCTCGCCCGAGCCGACCGGCGGGCCGTCGGCCGACCCGACCGGGTCCGGGTCGACTTCGCCCTCGGCGTCCGCGTCCTCCACCGGCGGGACCGGCTCGACGTCGCCGTCGCCGTCCACTTCGGAGACGACCGCCCCGACGCCCTCCGGCAACACCTCGACCTCGGCCGGCAACTCCATGTCCTCCGCCCCCGTGGGCAGCACGATGAGCTCCTCCGGGCTGTCCGGCCCCTCCGGCGCGGCGGCGACCTCGCCGGACGAGGTGATCTGA
- a CDS encoding STAS domain-containing protein, with amino-acid sequence MHIKGDHVELVVGGRLDVRSAADARTALHTAVDDGVGDLVLDLSGLDSWDATGLGVIMGVHRRAGRCGRRLVLRGVPPQMQRLLVATRLHRILAIEGGIGVESLPRV; translated from the coding sequence ATGCACATCAAGGGCGACCACGTCGAGCTGGTCGTCGGGGGCCGCCTCGACGTCCGCAGCGCGGCGGACGCCCGTACGGCCCTGCACACGGCGGTCGATGACGGAGTCGGCGACCTGGTGCTCGACCTGTCCGGACTCGACTCGTGGGACGCCACCGGACTCGGCGTCATCATGGGCGTCCACCGACGGGCCGGCCGCTGCGGCCGGCGCCTGGTGCTGCGCGGCGTGCCGCCGCAGATGCAACGCCTGCTGGTGGCCACCCGGCTGCACCGGATCCTCGCGATCGAGGGCGGCATCGGAGTGGAGTCCCTGCCCCGCGTGTGA
- a CDS encoding cob(I)yrinic acid a,c-diamide adenosyltransferase, which yields MVNLTRIYTRTGDQGTTALGDMSRVAKTDLRIAAYADANEANAVIGTALALGGLDEEPAEVLVRVQNDLFDVGADLSTPVVENPEFPPLRVEQFYIDRLEADCDRFNEQLDKLRSFILPGGTPGAALLHQACTVVRRAERSTWAALEAHGEQMNPLTATYLNRLSDLLFILARTANKAVGDVLWVPGGER from the coding sequence ATGGTCAATCTGACGCGCATCTACACCAGGACCGGCGACCAGGGCACCACCGCCCTCGGCGACATGAGCCGGGTCGCCAAGACCGACCTGCGGATCGCCGCCTACGCCGACGCCAACGAGGCGAACGCGGTCATCGGCACGGCCCTCGCACTGGGCGGACTCGACGAGGAGCCGGCCGAGGTCCTCGTCCGCGTCCAGAACGACCTGTTCGACGTGGGCGCCGACCTGTCGACGCCGGTGGTGGAGAACCCGGAGTTCCCGCCCCTGCGGGTCGAGCAGTTCTACATCGACCGGCTGGAGGCGGACTGCGACCGCTTCAACGAGCAGTTGGACAAGCTGCGGTCGTTCATCCTGCCCGGCGGCACCCCGGGCGCGGCCCTGCTGCATCAGGCGTGCACGGTGGTACGGCGTGCCGAGCGCTCCACGTGGGCCGCCCTGGAGGCGCACGGCGAGCAGATGAACCCGCTCACCGCGACCTACCTCAACCGGCTGTCGGACCTGTTGTTCATCCTCGCCCGCACCGCCAACAAGGCGGTCGGGGACGTGCTGTGGGTGCCGGGCGGGGAACGCTAG
- a CDS encoding sensor histidine kinase, which produces MAVRRLPRPHRFDVWVGVGGLLGGLLLVVIGLGTRPSDDPITLFDGPWPVLVPLTVMAGCEVLRRTAPRAALLTGTAAITADLVTQGNLSTILMYTDLVYAAVLYGPLASARRIQWITGLLTVAGTLVPFAIWRVPEALLIGVVVGVVAYGPAATGWIVRDHRDAAEAARLRAEQTALLAEMDRTQAVTAERARMARELHDMVANHLSAIAIHSTAALSIDDPDTSRQALTVIRENSVEGLTEMRRLIGILRDGSGDHEPVAAATLDGLAALVDGARANGLDVTLDMAPDAGHGPVPAPVELAAYRIVQESLTNALKHACPGRVTVALRRRDHTLDVRVSSPYGRRDGPRAPGSGAGLVGMRERAALLGGTFDAGPQGSRWTVRTTLPLVEGEPA; this is translated from the coding sequence ATGGCCGTACGACGACTGCCCCGCCCGCACCGGTTCGACGTCTGGGTGGGGGTCGGTGGACTGCTGGGCGGGTTGTTGCTGGTGGTGATCGGTCTGGGCACCCGGCCGTCCGACGACCCGATCACGCTGTTCGACGGCCCCTGGCCGGTGCTGGTGCCGCTCACCGTGATGGCCGGCTGCGAGGTGCTGCGCCGGACGGCTCCCCGCGCGGCCCTGCTCACCGGCACGGCCGCGATCACCGCGGACCTCGTGACCCAGGGCAACCTGTCCACGATCCTGATGTACACCGACCTCGTGTACGCGGCCGTCCTGTACGGCCCGCTCGCCTCCGCCCGCCGCATCCAGTGGATCACCGGGCTGCTGACGGTGGCGGGGACGCTGGTGCCGTTCGCGATCTGGCGGGTGCCCGAGGCCCTGCTGATCGGCGTGGTGGTCGGCGTCGTCGCGTACGGGCCCGCCGCCACCGGCTGGATCGTGCGCGACCACCGCGACGCCGCCGAGGCGGCCCGGCTGCGCGCCGAACAGACCGCGCTGCTCGCCGAGATGGACCGGACCCAGGCCGTCACCGCCGAACGGGCGCGGATGGCAAGGGAGTTGCACGACATGGTCGCCAACCACCTGTCCGCGATCGCCATCCACTCGACGGCGGCGCTGTCGATCGACGATCCGGACACGTCCCGGCAGGCGCTGACCGTGATCCGCGAGAACAGCGTCGAGGGGCTGACGGAGATGCGGCGGCTCATCGGGATCCTGCGCGACGGCAGCGGGGACCACGAACCGGTCGCGGCAGCGACCCTCGACGGGCTGGCGGCCCTCGTCGACGGCGCCCGCGCCAACGGGCTCGACGTGACCCTGGACATGGCCCCGGACGCCGGCCACGGCCCGGTCCCCGCCCCCGTCGAACTGGCCGCGTACAGGATCGTGCAGGAGTCGCTGACCAACGCGCTGAAGCACGCCTGCCCCGGCCGGGTCACCGTCGCCCTGCGCCGGCGCGACCACACGCTCGACGTGCGGGTGAGCAGCCCCTACGGCCGCCGGGACGGACCGCGCGCCCCCGGTTCCGGGGCGGGGCTGGTCGGCATGCGGGAGCGGGCGGCCCTGCTGGGCGGCACGTTCGACGCCGGGCCGCAGGGGTCCCGCTGGACCGTCCGCACCACCTTGCCCCTCGTCGAAGGAGAGCCCGCATGA
- a CDS encoding response regulator transcription factor — MSSVIRVLVAEDQSAVRAGLVLILRSASDIEVVGEAADGEQAVALARELRPDLVLMDVQMPRLDGVSATRMVVEEGLADVLVLTTFDLDAYVFGALRAGAAGFLLKDTEARDLLAAVRTVAGGEGLIAPAVTRRLIAEFAAVPARAPGADPAVLDALTRREHEVLACLGRGLSNAETAERLDMAEATVKTHVSRLLGKLGLRSRVQAAVLAQELGVR, encoded by the coding sequence ATGAGCTCCGTCATCCGTGTGCTCGTCGCCGAGGACCAGTCGGCCGTGCGCGCCGGCCTGGTCCTCATCCTGCGCAGCGCGTCCGACATCGAGGTCGTCGGAGAGGCCGCGGACGGGGAGCAGGCGGTGGCACTGGCCCGCGAGCTGCGGCCGGACCTGGTGCTGATGGACGTTCAGATGCCGCGCCTCGACGGGGTGTCGGCGACCCGGATGGTCGTCGAGGAGGGGTTGGCCGACGTCCTCGTCCTGACCACCTTCGACCTCGACGCCTACGTCTTCGGGGCGTTGCGTGCCGGTGCGGCCGGATTCCTGCTCAAGGACACGGAGGCGCGGGACCTGTTGGCCGCGGTCCGGACCGTGGCGGGCGGCGAGGGCCTGATCGCCCCGGCCGTGACCCGTCGTCTGATCGCCGAGTTCGCCGCCGTGCCCGCGCGGGCGCCCGGGGCCGACCCCGCCGTCCTCGACGCGCTGACCCGGCGTGAGCACGAGGTGCTGGCCTGTCTGGGCCGGGGGCTGTCCAACGCGGAGACCGCCGAGCGCCTCGACATGGCGGAGGCGACGGTGAAGACGCACGTCAGCCGACTGCTGGGCAAGCTGGGACTGCGCAGCCGGGTGCAAGCGGCGGTCCTGGCGCAGGAGTTGGGCGTCCGGTGA